TCGCAGCATGACTCACACATTCAATGATCACAGTGGCGGCGGCCATTACATTCAAACCGGAAAACGTTGGCACATTCCCATCGGCGCGGGCTTTGACGCCACTCCCAAAGACTGGCCTTCGGTGGGTTCGGTCGTGGAATATTTGACTCAACATACACCGGGAGGATTGGAACGTGATCTGCCGAACTACTCGGTAGTCCCCAATCGTCTGGGACGTTTGCAGGCGGGTGGTCGTTACCTTCGACCGGGTGAATATGCAGGTTGGTTAGGGCGTGCATATAATCCACTGACAACGACCGTCGATCAACGGGACTCAACAGACAATCCTTACTGGCGTGACTGCACTGATGAAGAATTAAGTTATGAGATCGAAGGGCTTGCACCAGAAGTGCCTCTCAAAACGATCCGTCGTCGCATCGCGCTACTCAAACACTTTGACCATATGAAGCGAAATTTTGACAAGGCCGACTCACAGATCTTTGACCAGTTTCGTCAACGTGCTTTGGCACTTCTGACTTCGGACAGCACGCGCAATGCCTTGAATATTCAAAAAGAACCAGAATCACTCCGTGATCAGTACGGACGTCATCTCTTTGGTCAGTCCTGCCTGATGGCGCGCAGACTGGTTGAAGCAGGCGTTCGCTTTGTCACCGTGCACTATGATTGTGTAGACGGTTATAGCTGGGACTCGCACCGCAACAGTGATGATGTGCAGCACCATTTACTGCCTACGTTCGATCAAGGAGCCGCTGCGTTATTAGCGGATCTGGATCAACGAGGTATGCTGGACGAAACACTCGTGATCGCCATGGGAGAAATGGGACGCACTCCCAAACCAAACAATTCCTGGGGCCGCGGTCACTGGAGCCAACTCTTCCCGGCTCTCATCGCCGGTGCCGGCATTCAAGGAGGTACCACTTACGGACGCTCTGACCGACTTGCTTCCAAACCGGTTGAACATCCTGTCAGCCCGGAAGATCTGGCCGCCACCATCTACTGGGCCATGGGCATTGACCCGGGCTTAATGTTACCCGATGCGCTGAACCGCCCGGTTCCAATCAACGAAGATGGGGAACCACTCAAACAGTTATTTAGTTGAGCAGACTGGTAGAATTCACTCTCTTGCAGCTGTGAGGACTGGCATTCCTCTCATCGTTTGTCTCTCCATTTCGTGAATTCCTTGCAATCCGAGATCAGATCGGCTCCAATCATAATAGTGACCCCAACAACCAGATTTTTTCCTGCCGCTAAAAGGTTTCTCCGATGAAACATCTTTCATTCATTGCCTGCCTGTTTATAACAAACGTTTGTTTTTCTGCGAACCACGCACCAAAATTCAAACCGCAAACCATTGATGATACGGTTGAAATCGGTTATGGCACCGCCATTGGCGATGTGGACGGCGATGGAAAACCAGACATCCTACTGGCAGATAAGAAAGAATTCGTCTGGTATCAGAATCCCACCTGGAAACGGCATGTGATTGCTGAAAATTTGACCGAACGAGATAATGTTTGCATTGCAGCTCGTGATATTGACGGCGACGGGAAAGTCGAAATCGCAGTCGGCGGACAGTGGAACCCCGGCGATACACTGAATTCGGGAGCGGTTTTCTATCTCGAACCTCCCAAAGATCGAACGCAGTTATGGAATCCCATCAAACTTCCCAATCAACCCGTTGTTCATCGTATGCGTTGGGTCAAGCTGGGAAAAAATCGTTTTGCACTCGTTGTTTCTCCCCTGCATGGCAAAGGAAATAAAAAAGGGGAAGGTGCCGGTGTGAAGTTGATTGCTTATGAGAAGCCCACCAATCCCAAAGACAAATGGAAGCAAACGGTGATCGAAGACACGTTACATGTCACACACAATCTTGACCCCGCTCAATGGAATCCCCATACAGAAGCAGAAGAGATTCTCTATGCAGGTCGTGAAGGCGCAATGCTGATTTCCTATGACAAGGGAGAGTGGAAAAAAGAACGTTTTCCTGTCATCGAAGGTAGCGGCGAAATTCGTATGGGGCACATAGCCCCCTTCAACCAATTCATCACAACCATTGAACCACTGCATGGCGACAAACTGGTATTGTATCAATCTGGAACGAAACCAACTGAGATTTCAGGTCGACAGGTGCTTGACGAGAACATCAAAGCCGGCCACGCAATTGCGACCGCAGATCTCTCAGGAAACGGGCGTCAGGAAATCGTGGCTGGCTGGCGTTCTCCTAACAAAGATCAGAAAGTGGGGGTCAAAGTCTATTGGTCGACCGACGCTTCAGGCAAGATTTGGAAATCTGCCTGGATCGATGAGAACGGGATGGCCTGCGAAGACATTCGACTGGGCGATCTGAACGGCGATGGGAAAATCGATATTGTTGCCGCCGGTCGTAATTCACACAATTTGAAAATTTACTGGAATCAATCTGAGTAAGACAACACTCTACATCGTCCTGCCACCATCAACGACTAATAACTGTCCGGTGCTCAGAGTCGTTCCTAGCGAAAGATACAACACTGTATCGGCAATGTCACCGGGTAGAGAAGGGCGGGGAATCGGATAACCCGACGTCTCTTCGGCCAGTTGTTCATCTGTCATCACTCGTTTGAGCCAGCGGCTG
The Gimesia aquarii DNA segment above includes these coding regions:
- a CDS encoding DUF1501 domain-containing protein — protein: MFSILNHPSRTGNGITRRELLTTGGAGLLGLSLPKVLQAEQKQIADPFQGGRAKSVIFLFLFGGPSQLETFDLKPEAPSEIRGPFQSIDCRTPGLLISEHLPHLANVSDKYSVIRSMTHTFNDHSGGGHYIQTGKRWHIPIGAGFDATPKDWPSVGSVVEYLTQHTPGGLERDLPNYSVVPNRLGRLQAGGRYLRPGEYAGWLGRAYNPLTTTVDQRDSTDNPYWRDCTDEELSYEIEGLAPEVPLKTIRRRIALLKHFDHMKRNFDKADSQIFDQFRQRALALLTSDSTRNALNIQKEPESLRDQYGRHLFGQSCLMARRLVEAGVRFVTVHYDCVDGYSWDSHRNSDDVQHHLLPTFDQGAAALLADLDQRGMLDETLVIAMGEMGRTPKPNNSWGRGHWSQLFPALIAGAGIQGGTTYGRSDRLASKPVEHPVSPEDLAATIYWAMGIDPGLMLPDALNRPVPINEDGEPLKQLFS
- a CDS encoding FG-GAP-like repeat-containing protein, translated to MKHLSFIACLFITNVCFSANHAPKFKPQTIDDTVEIGYGTAIGDVDGDGKPDILLADKKEFVWYQNPTWKRHVIAENLTERDNVCIAARDIDGDGKVEIAVGGQWNPGDTLNSGAVFYLEPPKDRTQLWNPIKLPNQPVVHRMRWVKLGKNRFALVVSPLHGKGNKKGEGAGVKLIAYEKPTNPKDKWKQTVIEDTLHVTHNLDPAQWNPHTEAEEILYAGREGAMLISYDKGEWKKERFPVIEGSGEIRMGHIAPFNQFITTIEPLHGDKLVLYQSGTKPTEISGRQVLDENIKAGHAIATADLSGNGRQEIVAGWRSPNKDQKVGVKVYWSTDASGKIWKSAWIDENGMACEDIRLGDLNGDGKIDIVAAGRNSHNLKIYWNQSE